AGTGAAGGTGACATTGCCTGGCAATACTAACAGTTTTTCTTCCTGGCTTACGATGTGCATACCTGCTAAGGCTCCCGAAGCGATGAATGCGGGTATTCCTGCTATCTGTTCCACAGGTATAGAGACATTAAGTAGTTTATCGTAAATGTAATGCACAGATGAGTAAAAGCCTGCATCTCCTTCAGCTACGATAACAATCCGTTTATCCTGTTTTTGTAAAGAGAGTGTTTCTTGATAGACTTTGTCATAAGCTAAAAGTGCTTGAGTACGTTCTTTGCTCATGGGTAAAGAGAAGAGAGAGATGTGCGCCGCATCTATTCCTAACTCTTTCACAATGGTTGCTGCGCGGGAAATTTGTTTTCCGGAAGGAGTGATGGTACAAGGGCAAAAGATAACATCCGCTTGTTGCAGAGCTTTGAGACCTTTTAGGGTTATGAGTTCGGGATCTCCCGGTCCGAGGGAAACAAAAAGTACAGGCATATTCATAATGGTTGTTATATAGCTTTTAAAGGTGCAAATGTGACTAAAATATCCATACTAAGCAAGAATATTTGAGTATCTTTGTTCGCTGTAACCTCAACAAAATAGGAATTATCAGAATGAGAAAAGAAATACTCACCGCTTACTGCTGTTTAGCTATATGTTGTGTAGGATGTCAACAGAAAAGTAACAGGAAAGTACATTCGGGCGCTGGCTTGACGACAAAAACATTGACTGATACGGTCACAACACGCATAACTCCTCAATATGCCAAAGGCTTTAAAGTGACGTATACGCCTACTTGTAAATTAGTGGATATTGAAGATCCGCAAAAAAAGAAGGGTGGTGTGTTTCATTTTGCATTGGTGCCACGAGGAGAGAAATCTGTGGATATACCCAAGGAATATACGGTGATTGAAGTGCCTGTACGCAAAGTAATCTGCATGACTTCTTTGCAATTATCTAACTTCATAAAACTTGATGCTTTGTCTTTTGTTGCAGGTATTACCAGTAGTAGACATTTATTTAATAAGGAGATGAAAGCACGCTTAAAGAGTGGAAAAGCGCAGAAAATTGGTATGGAAGGCAATTTTGATGATGAAGTGATCATGGGTATTAATCCGGAGGTCATCTTTATCTCTCCTTTTAAGAGAGGTGGTTATGATGTCATGCGTGAAGTAAACATTCCATTAGTGCCGCATTTGGGGTATAAAGAGATGACTCCCTTGGGACAGGCTGAATGGATTAAATTTATTGCATTGTTTACAGGACAGGAAGCTGAAGCAAACCGTAAATTTGCTGCCATAGAGAAAAGATATAATGAATTAAAGGAACTGACGGATAAAGTGCAAAAACGTCCGATTGTATTCAGTGGGGAACTACGTGGTGGAAATTGGTATGCTGTAGGAGGCAAGAGTTTCCTAGCGCAACTGTTCAGAGATGCGGGAGCAGATTATTTCCTGAAAGAGAATACGGAATCAGGTGGAGTGACACTCGATTTTGAAACGGTGTACAGCAAAGCGGCGAATGCTGATTATTGGCGTATTGTAAATAGTTTCAAAGGAACTTTTTCGTATGCTTCTTTAAAAGCTGATGATCCGAGATATGCTGATTTCAAAGCCTTTAAAGATAAGGGAGTGATCTATTGTAACATGAGTGAGAAACCGTTTTATGAGAGTATGCCTACTGAACCTGAAGTAATTTTGGCTGATTTCATCAAGGTGTTTCATCCTTCTTTGTTGCCTGATTATACTCCCCGATATTATGAACTGCTAAAATAATAAATAAGGAATGAAAAGGCACACCGGCATCTTTATGTTGCTCATTATCTTCTCCATCTTTCTTTTCTTTCTGCTGAACTTGACGCTAGGTTCGGTAGATATTCCGTTGAAATCGATCTGTCGCATCATGATGGGGAAAACTGACGAACCTATTATTTGGCAAAACATTGTGCTGAAATCGCGTATTCCGCAGGCATTAACGGCTTTGGTAGCGGGTGCAGGACTTTCTATAAGTGGTTTGCAGATGCAAACGGTGTTTAGAAACCCTCTGGCAGGCCCTTCTGTTTTAGGGATTAGTTCGGGAGCAAGTCTGGGTGTAGCTTTTGTTGTACTGTTATCGGGGAGTCTGGGAGGAGTTGCCCTAAGCAATCTGGGTTATTTCGGTGAAGCTGCTCTGTCACTTGCTGCTATCATAGGTGCACTCTTGGTTATGGCATTGATAGTGTACGTTTCACAAAAAGTAAAAGGGAGTGTAACTCTCCTGATTATCGGAGTGATGATAGGATATGTGGCGAGTGCCATTATCGGAGTTTTAAAATATTTTAGTGTAGAAGAAGATATTAGAGCTTATGTAATCTGGGGCTTGGGTAGTTTTGCCCGGGTATCCGGAAATCAGGTGTTACTCTTTGTGCTGATTATGGCTGTGCTTATACCTCTTTCGTTTCTGTTGATAAAGACCATGAACTTAATGCTGCTTGGTGAAGGTTATGCTCGTAATCTGGGACTGAATGTGAAACGCTCCAGATTATTAGTGATTACTTGTGCTGGTGTGTTGGTGGCCATTGTAACGGCATATTGCGGACCTATCATGTTTTTGGGACTGGCGGTACCTCATTTATGTCGGGCTATTTTCCATACATCAGATCATCGTACCTTAATGCCTGCAGTGCTTTTTACAGGTGCTTCTTTGGCTTTATTCTGTAACTTGATAGCTCGTATGCCTGGTTTTGAAGGAGCTTTGCCCGTAAACTCTGTTACTGCTTTAGTTGGTGCCCCTATAGTGGCCTCGGTACTCTTCCGCAAAAGAAAAAACGATTTGAATGAATAAGACTGATATGAAAAACGAAACGATACGTATCTCTTCCCTTTCCATCGGTTATCCGGGTAAAAGTAGAACTAAAATAGTTGCTACTGATCTTAATGCAAGTATTAATAGTGGTGAATTAACTTGTTTGTTGGGTGCTAACGGGGTAGGTAAGTCGACTTTACTACGTACACTTTCTGCTTTTCAGCCTAAATTGGATGGAAAGATTTTGGTTCAAGGAAAGGATATTGCAGATTACACAGATAGCGAACTATCTACCATTATCAGTGTGGTGCTTACGGAGAAATGTGATGTGAAGAACATGACAGTAAAAGAGCTTGTTGGCTTGGGACGTAGTCCGTATACCGGTTTTTGGGGAACACTGAGTGCTGAAGATAAGCGTTTGGTAAAGCGTTCCATTGAAATGGTAAAAGCAGAAGAGTTGGCTAACAGAATGGTGCATACGTTGAGTGACGGAGAGAGGCAAAAGGCTATGATAGCCAAGGCATTAGCTCAGGAAACACCAGTCATCTTTCTCGATGAACCGACAGCTTTTCTTGATTTTCCGAGCAAAGTGGAAATGATGCAACTACTCCATCGATTGAGCAGGGAGACCGGAAAAACAATTTTCTTGTCTACACATGATTTGGAGTTGGCCTTACAAATAGCTGATAAGGTATGGCTGATGGATAAGACTAACGGTTTGATGATTGGTACGCCTGAGGATCTCTCTTTAAATGGAAGTCTGAGTAATTTCTTTGCTCGTAAAGGCATTGCATTTGATCGGGAAACAGGACTTTTCAGAGTGGATAATGTCCATACAGCAGAATTGCGTTTGGTGGGACACGGACAAAAGTATTCTATGGCAAGAAAGGCTTTGCAACGTAATGGAATCTTAGCCGCTCGTTCAGTGGAATCGGACTTTTTTATTGAGACGGGAGAATTAAAAGATAGCGTATACGTTGTTCACTCTGCTGATAATGAAGTAATTAATGTCGATTCCATTGAAGAAATGCTTGAAGTCGTTGAACGTTTCTTCCCTAAATAGGGTTCACTGAATAATATCAATCATATGATTCTAGCAAATAAGAATGAAAAAAGATGACTGATACTGAACTCCCATTGCTTAATGATATTTTTAGCTTGCATTTCTAAATGCGAAAATAAGAAGAATATCTTTAGGATAAAGAATAGACAATAGAGCCTATTCAAAAGCCATTCCTTCTTCCGTTAATAATACGATCGTTAATTCCCCTTCAGGTAAAAGAGGAGCGGTATGTTTGTGGCAATACTGTATAAGCAATGAAAAGAAAACCGCTTGTTCTTCGATAGGTAAGAGTGTCCATAGTTCACGAGCAAGAGTAATGTTATCAATAGAATTAATACTTCGAGGAGTGCAGCCCGCCTCACGAGCGACTGATTGAAGAAAAGCTTTGTTCATCACCACATTCTTACTATGCGTATCAAGAGCTCCCTCTGCCAGCTTCACTGCTTTACCAATCATAATACCCATGGTAACCTTCTTAATGGAAAGTTCAGCAGCAATTTTAATGGTTTCACCAATGAAATTTCCGTAGTGTACAAAAGCTTGCGTCGGCAATTCAGGATAAATTTTGCGGATAAAGCGTTCACTTTTTGCACCGGAATTAATAACTAGACGTTCGCTATCGGTAGCCTTA
This is a stretch of genomic DNA from uncultured Bacteroides sp.. It encodes these proteins:
- a CDS encoding precorrin-2 C(20)-methyltransferase encodes the protein MNMPVLFVSLGPGDPELITLKGLKALQQADVIFCPCTITPSGKQISRAATIVKELGIDAAHISLFSLPMSKERTQALLAYDKVYQETLSLQKQDKRIVIVAEGDAGFYSSVHYIYDKLLNVSIPVEQIAGIPAFIASGALAGMHIVSQEEKLLVLPGNVTFTELENYLEAGYVIVIMKLSQCRQAVHRCIVTHPRYTYHYFENVGTEKEFYTLDIKELQEKEFPYFSLMILRKE
- a CDS encoding ABC transporter substrate-binding protein, whose product is MRKEILTAYCCLAICCVGCQQKSNRKVHSGAGLTTKTLTDTVTTRITPQYAKGFKVTYTPTCKLVDIEDPQKKKGGVFHFALVPRGEKSVDIPKEYTVIEVPVRKVICMTSLQLSNFIKLDALSFVAGITSSRHLFNKEMKARLKSGKAQKIGMEGNFDDEVIMGINPEVIFISPFKRGGYDVMREVNIPLVPHLGYKEMTPLGQAEWIKFIALFTGQEAEANRKFAAIEKRYNELKELTDKVQKRPIVFSGELRGGNWYAVGGKSFLAQLFRDAGADYFLKENTESGGVTLDFETVYSKAANADYWRIVNSFKGTFSYASLKADDPRYADFKAFKDKGVIYCNMSEKPFYESMPTEPEVILADFIKVFHPSLLPDYTPRYYELLK
- a CDS encoding iron ABC transporter permease yields the protein MKRHTGIFMLLIIFSIFLFFLLNLTLGSVDIPLKSICRIMMGKTDEPIIWQNIVLKSRIPQALTALVAGAGLSISGLQMQTVFRNPLAGPSVLGISSGASLGVAFVVLLSGSLGGVALSNLGYFGEAALSLAAIIGALLVMALIVYVSQKVKGSVTLLIIGVMIGYVASAIIGVLKYFSVEEDIRAYVIWGLGSFARVSGNQVLLFVLIMAVLIPLSFLLIKTMNLMLLGEGYARNLGLNVKRSRLLVITCAGVLVAIVTAYCGPIMFLGLAVPHLCRAIFHTSDHRTLMPAVLFTGASLALFCNLIARMPGFEGALPVNSVTALVGAPIVASVLFRKRKNDLNE
- a CDS encoding ABC transporter ATP-binding protein; this translates as MKNETIRISSLSIGYPGKSRTKIVATDLNASINSGELTCLLGANGVGKSTLLRTLSAFQPKLDGKILVQGKDIADYTDSELSTIISVVLTEKCDVKNMTVKELVGLGRSPYTGFWGTLSAEDKRLVKRSIEMVKAEELANRMVHTLSDGERQKAMIAKALAQETPVIFLDEPTAFLDFPSKVEMMQLLHRLSRETGKTIFLSTHDLELALQIADKVWLMDKTNGLMIGTPEDLSLNGSLSNFFARKGIAFDRETGLFRVDNVHTAELRLVGHGQKYSMARKALQRNGILAARSVESDFFIETGELKDSVYVVHSADNEVINVDSIEEMLEVVERFFPK